Genomic DNA from Actinopolymorpha sp. NPDC004070:
ACCCCCCGGAGTTCCTTTGCCCACTCGCGTCCGCACGTTCTCCATCGACTGCAACGACCCGTACACACTCGCCCAGTTCTGGAGCAAGCTCCTCGACGCCCCGCTCGGCGAGGACGACTTCCCCGGCGACCCCGAGGTCCTGGTGCAGCTGCCCGAGGGGCCGCCGCTGCTGTTCCTTCAGGTGCCCGAGCCGAAGACGGTGAAGAACCGCATGCACATGTGCCTCGAGCCGCAAACCACCCGCGACGTCGAGGTCGAACGCGTCCTCGAGCTCGGCGGCACCATCTTCGACGACCGGCGCAACCCCGACGGCACCGGCTGGGTGGTCTTCACCGACCCCGAGGGCAACGAGTTCTGCGTTCTGCGCAGCCAGGCCGAGCGCGCGGCGACCTCCTGACCGAGGTGCTTTGCGCAGTCCACACGCCGGAACACCACCACCAGGACCCGCAGCACCAGGACCCGCAGCACCAGGACCCGTCCTGTGAGTCCTGATTTCAGTCGGTGGCCGCGTGTGAGCAGGTGACCGACAGGATCAGCCCTGGGCCATGTCGACGAAGCGGGAGTAGTGGCCCTGGAAGGCGACGGTGATGTTGGCGGTGGGGCCGTTGCGGTGCTTGGCGACGATGAAGTCGG
This window encodes:
- a CDS encoding VOC family protein; protein product: MPTRVRTFSIDCNDPYTLAQFWSKLLDAPLGEDDFPGDPEVLVQLPEGPPLLFLQVPEPKTVKNRMHMCLEPQTTRDVEVERVLELGGTIFDDRRNPDGTGWVVFTDPEGNEFCVLRSQAERAATS